One part of the Vespula pensylvanica isolate Volc-1 chromosome 18, ASM1446617v1, whole genome shotgun sequence genome encodes these proteins:
- the LOC122635415 gene encoding snurportin-1, whose translation MSRYMRRGILPFEDKRFDSQLFYKKNIFQLDLDHIDSPQELRRQRYLKIQKRNRDMKYNAGRDIIEIFKSDDEEEKEEEGGEMEFEPSNKSEKRYKRSKHYANQFMLSEWLTEMPWDILGNWFMVVCPEGKRTLLVARKNTTKAFNRRGNRVGKFQSLLPGGNPDEHHSHCTILDCIWIEKKKTYVVLDVLAWSNQSFLNCDTAFRFFWLKSKFEDIAGLKYGGIRNNTYPILLLPHTYFGCSLESIVADVSAIAPLDGILFYHNDALYTQGRTPLVTWLKAFMLPEVLGISLPSPHDKIPDDYIDIKHYLLNFKEKKQKEKAIASTSNMEIVDEDIETI comes from the exons ATGTCAAGATATATGAGAAGGGGAATATTACCGTTTGAGGACAAACGTTTTGACAGTcaattattttacaagaaaaatatttttcaactagACCTTGATCACATTGACAGCCCTCAGGAGTTAAGACGTcagagatatttaaaaattcaaaaaag aaatagagatatgaaatataatgcTGGACGAGacataatcgaaatttttaaatctgacgatgaagaagaaaaagaagaagaaggaggagaaatgGAATTTGAACCTAGTAACAAGTccgagaaaagatataaacgaTCCAAACATTATGCCAATCAATTTATGTTGTCTGAATGGTTGACTGAAATGCCTTGGGATATTCTAGGCAATTGGTTTATGGTAGTTTGTCCTGAAGGCAAAAGAACCTTATTAGTTGCACGCAaa aatacaACAAAGGCTTTTAACAGACGTGGTAATAGGGTAGGAAAATTTCAATCTTTACTGCCTGGAGGAAATCCTGATGAACATCATAGTCATTGCACTATTTTGGATTGTAtatggatagaaaaaaaaaagacatatgTTGTCTTGGATGTGCTAGCATGGTCTAATCAATCCTTTTTAAATTgtgat acaGCATTTCGATTCTTTTGGTTGAAATCAAAATTTGAAGATATAGCAGGATTGAAATATGGTGGAATTCGTAACAATACTTATCctattttacttttaccaCATACATATTTTGGTTGTTCTCTAGAATCAATCGTAGCGGATGTATCTGCTATAGCACCTTTGGatggaattttattttatcataatgaTGCATTATATACTCAGGGTCGCACACCTCTTGTAACATGGTTGAAGGCTTTTATGTTACCTGAAGTACTTGGAATATCTTTACCTTCTCCACATGACAAAATACCTGATGATTACATAGACATCAAGCATTATTTGctaaatttcaaagaaaagaagcagaagGAGAAAGCAATTGCTTCAACAAGCAAT atGGAAATTGTGGACGAGGATATTGAAACAATATAA
- the LOC122635416 gene encoding centromere protein L-like — protein sequence MENTSTLPGTSRITVQTPYSTPRLKFCLEQSLTPEEEGDTTTLDEIISLTWNIYGVSALFGFQYDDKTTLKLYGKRLREEIATNLSQENVAYDAHLSIIENTISDIMNLPLLKVEVYAKKLDQEKNIEKCIYIGFFLSLKTNNDLKAGNSVKLPLLLCRGTRTCMKVVHSTFNRMFDCLIIALPIEEDDLMWLLPIIILPTSEENYPNSTEEVRLEYIVPGLSSTNTITAKFSTLDLINILNVIMENQNNETQIVINLTIEHIQRFRKCLQVQMKKIAGLELGLCTLHRISLPRGTLMNNKMKIMHPEIMKRVLLYMTEKSLDMLHALFL from the exons atgGAAAATACAAGTACTTTACCCGGTACTAGTCGGATAACAGTGCAAACACCGTATAGTACACCtagattaaaattttgtttagaaCAATCGTTAACCCCAGAGGAGGAAGGGGACACAACAACATTAGATG aaataatatctttaacaTGGAATATTTATGGAGTATCAGCATTATTTGGATTTCAATATGATGATAAAACTACTCTCAAATTATATGGAAAACGATTAAGGGAAGAAATAGCAACTAATTTGTCACAAGAAAATGTTGCATATGATGCACATTTatctattatagaaaatacaaTATCAGATATTATGAATTTACCTTTGCTAAAG gTTGAAGTTTATGCAAAAAAACTTgatcaagagaaaaatatagaaaagtgtatttatataggattttttctatcattgaagacaaataatgatttaaaGGCCGGCAATTCTGTCAAATTGCCTTTGTTATTGTGCCGTGGTACTCGTACCTGTATGAAAGTTGTACATTCCACTTTTAATCGTATGTTTGACTGTCTTATAATTGCATTACCTATCGAAGAAGACGATTTGATGTGGCTACTTCcaattataattttacctACTAGCGAAGAAAATTATCCGAACAGTACCGAAGAAGTTCGATTAGAATATATAGTGCCTGGATTATCATCTACAAATACAATTACTGCTAAATTTAGTACCTtagatctaataaatattttaaatgt tATAAtggaaaatcaaaataatgaaacacaGATAGTAATAAACCTGACTATTGAACACATACAAAGGTTTCGCAAGTGTCTACAggttcaaatgaaaaaaattgctgGATTAGAATTAGGACTATGCACTTTACATAGAATCAGTTTACCTAGAGGAACTTTAATGAACAACAAG ATGAAGATAATGCATCCAGAAATTATGAAGcgtgttttattatatatgacaGAAAAATCTTTAGACATGTTACAtgcattatttttatga